In Halorhabdus tiamatea SARL4B, a genomic segment contains:
- a CDS encoding HVO_A0114 family putative DNA-binding protein codes for MTTNTLHITVESTTSFFEAAVEDVRRLETDEQVDDKYVLSLPDEEALDRVLSAKNLELVRTIATQEPDSVRELARLVDRDIKNVSTALNQLEALGLVELEEVGRSKKPTVWYDHVEIDIQIGPDEADDPDAVPV; via the coding sequence ATGACCACGAACACACTTCACATCACAGTCGAATCGACAACGTCGTTCTTCGAAGCGGCCGTCGAGGATGTCCGCCGACTCGAAACCGACGAACAAGTCGACGACAAGTACGTCCTCAGTCTCCCGGACGAGGAGGCACTCGATCGAGTCCTGAGTGCGAAGAACCTCGAACTCGTCCGGACGATCGCAACGCAGGAACCCGACAGCGTTCGTGAACTAGCCCGGCTCGTCGACCGGGACATCAAGAACGTCTCGACGGCACTGAATCAACTCGAAGCACTCGGTCTCGTCGAACTCGAAGAGGTCGGGCGCTCGAAGAAGCCGACGGTGTGGTACGATCACGTCGAGATCGACATCCAGATCGGGCCGGACGAAGCCGACGACCCCGACGCGGTTCCGGTCTGA
- a CDS encoding toxin-antitoxin system TumE family protein has protein sequence MDDVDVEVIRDRRRDFGDEIVRIRVLRVPESQKFPEGIKYAFHYGRKNGDDPIRRYDNHHGVHERHVGSNTEEIDFPGVETLLRKFITELPDHVSP, from the coding sequence ATGGACGACGTCGACGTCGAAGTGATCCGGGACCGGCGACGGGATTTCGGCGACGAGATCGTCCGGATCCGCGTGCTCCGCGTTCCGGAATCCCAGAAGTTTCCCGAGGGTATCAAGTATGCATTCCACTACGGTCGAAAGAACGGTGACGATCCAATCCGCCGATACGACAACCACCACGGGGTCCACGAGCGACACGTCGGATCCAACACGGAGGAAATAGACTTCCCCGGTGTGGAGACCCTGCTCCGGAAATTCATTACTGAACTCCCAGATCACGTATCCCCGTAA
- a CDS encoding M48 family metallopeptidase: MAVVGSILFGFYAVVALALYAAFGGGTTILAVILLGSVGFVGVQYKVGKWAALRSVGAEDMPEDDPRFRDIHRSIERMSSEMGIDKPRVMVAEMGVPNAFAVGRKKAGIVVVSAELIHMLDHEELEGVLAHELAHIRNRDVVMMVIGQGIASIVALVAQFAVLFAGDNDLGDLFMAMIVGNIVQLIVSIFVMAISRYREYVADSDAAEITGGEPLARALEKINSADHSRSRVDERASALCIEGGSRGLMAKIFSTHPPTEKRIQRLRA, encoded by the coding sequence ATGGCCGTCGTCGGGTCGATCCTGTTCGGTTTCTACGCCGTGGTGGCGCTCGCCCTGTATGCCGCCTTCGGCGGCGGGACCACCATCCTCGCGGTGATCTTGCTGGGCAGCGTCGGCTTCGTCGGCGTCCAGTACAAGGTCGGCAAGTGGGCCGCCCTCCGGAGCGTCGGGGCCGAGGACATGCCCGAGGACGACCCCCGATTCCGGGACATCCACCGTTCGATCGAGCGGATGAGTTCGGAGATGGGCATCGACAAGCCCCGCGTGATGGTCGCCGAGATGGGCGTCCCCAACGCCTTCGCCGTCGGCCGGAAGAAGGCGGGCATCGTGGTCGTCTCCGCCGAACTCATCCACATGCTCGACCACGAGGAGCTGGAGGGCGTCCTCGCCCACGAACTCGCCCACATCCGGAATCGCGACGTGGTGATGATGGTGATCGGCCAGGGGATCGCCTCGATCGTCGCGCTGGTCGCGCAGTTCGCCGTCCTCTTCGCCGGCGACAACGACCTTGGGGACCTCTTCATGGCGATGATCGTCGGGAACATCGTCCAGCTGATCGTCTCGATCTTCGTGATGGCGATCTCGCGCTATCGGGAGTACGTCGCCGACAGTGACGCCGCCGAGATCACGGGCGGTGAGCCGCTCGCGCGCGCACTCGAGAAGATCAACTCGGCCGATCACAGCCGGAGCCGGGTGGACGAACGGGCGAGCGCGCTCTGTATCGAGGGTGGATCACGTGGGCTCATGGCGAAGATCTTCTCGACGCACCCGCCGACCGAAAAGCGCATCCAGCGCCTGCGCGCCTGA
- a CDS encoding YbjQ family protein — translation MEFVTTETVPGEEIDESLGIARGNTVKARNVGRDITQSIRNITGGELKAYSELLTDARDEALERMAEDARSMDADAVVNVRMESSQIASGGSEVIAYGTAVTLE, via the coding sequence ATGGAGTTCGTCACCACCGAAACAGTCCCCGGCGAAGAGATCGACGAATCCCTCGGCATCGCCCGTGGTAACACCGTCAAGGCCCGCAACGTCGGGCGGGATATCACCCAGTCCATCCGCAACATCACCGGCGGCGAGTTGAAGGCTTACTCCGAGTTGCTGACCGACGCCCGCGACGAGGCCTTAGAACGGATGGCCGAGGACGCCCGCTCGATGGATGCCGACGCCGTGGTCAACGTCCGCATGGAGAGTTCCCAGATCGCCAGCGGCGGCTCGGAGGTCATCGCCTACGGGACGGCGGTCACGCTCGAGTAG